The following coding sequences are from one Granulicella sp. L56 window:
- a CDS encoding TIGR03435 family protein — translation MWANSTVRRNLHKTLFFFALCLSGFAPPNIIAQQNSAGQQLASPMSPMAADAHPSLEVATVKPADPNETGNFIVGGHRLVIEAQTVNDLISFAYAVHRKQIVDGPAWLGTESFDIDGQADLPGVANLHQVQEMLQKLLQDRFGLKLHRDKRDLSIYAIKVAKGGPKLAQSTENAYGLPTQSGHGQGGQQQRKFTNNSMSDFALGMQAYMDRPVIDETNLPGRYDFTLKWTPDNVPTNEPGAAPGIFTAIQEQLGLKLEATKGPADVLVIDHIERPSAN, via the coding sequence ATGTGGGCCAACAGCACGGTTCGAAGAAATCTGCACAAAACACTGTTCTTCTTCGCGCTTTGTCTATCGGGTTTCGCGCCGCCCAACATCATTGCTCAGCAAAACAGTGCAGGACAACAACTCGCATCGCCGATGTCCCCCATGGCGGCGGACGCACATCCGTCATTGGAAGTTGCAACCGTCAAGCCTGCCGATCCCAATGAAACCGGGAACTTCATCGTAGGCGGTCACCGCCTTGTCATCGAGGCCCAGACCGTCAACGATCTCATCTCCTTCGCCTACGCGGTCCATCGAAAGCAGATCGTAGACGGCCCGGCGTGGCTCGGGACCGAGAGCTTCGATATCGATGGACAAGCCGATCTGCCGGGCGTCGCAAATCTCCACCAGGTTCAGGAAATGCTACAAAAGCTCCTCCAGGACAGATTCGGCCTCAAACTCCATCGCGACAAGCGCGACCTCTCCATCTATGCCATCAAGGTGGCAAAGGGAGGCCCGAAGCTCGCGCAAAGTACCGAGAACGCCTATGGCCTGCCGACGCAAAGCGGCCATGGACAGGGCGGCCAACAGCAGAGGAAGTTCACTAACAACTCAATGTCGGACTTCGCCCTCGGGATGCAGGCCTATATGGACAGACCCGTTATCGATGAAACGAACCTTCCCGGCAGATACGACTTCACCTTGAAGTGGACACCCGATAACGTACCAACGAACGAACCGGGTGCTGCACCCGGTATCTTTACCGCCATTCAGGAGCAGCTAGGCCTGAAGCTCGAAGCAACAAAAGGCCCCGCCGACGTTCTGGTCATAGACCACATCGAAAGGCCATCGGCAAACTAG
- a CDS encoding GatB/YqeY domain-containing protein has translation MSIGEKIQTDIITAMKARDEHRLTTLRMVKSALKNKEIDKREPLTDAEETQILTTLIKQRKESVEQFTKGNRPQLAEKEQLEIGMIEGYLPKAASEDDIRAVVQGAIEHLSQDGQKPSLKDLGTTMRVVQQRIQASGVRADGKLVSEIVKAELAK, from the coding sequence ATGAGTATCGGCGAAAAGATTCAGACGGACATCATCACAGCGATGAAGGCAAGGGACGAGCACCGCCTGACCACCCTGCGCATGGTAAAAAGCGCTTTGAAAAACAAGGAAATCGACAAGCGCGAGCCCTTGACCGATGCCGAAGAGACCCAGATTCTGACCACGCTCATCAAGCAGCGAAAAGAGTCGGTCGAGCAGTTCACCAAGGGCAACCGCCCCCAACTGGCCGAAAAAGAGCAGCTTGAGATCGGCATGATCGAAGGCTACCTGCCCAAAGCCGCCAGCGAGGATGATATCCGCGCAGTCGTTCAAGGCGCGATCGAGCATCTCTCGCAGGACGGCCAAAAGCCCAGCCTCAAAGATCTGGGAACCACCATGCGTGTCGTCCAGCAGCGGATTCAGGCCAGCGGCGTGCGTGCCGACGGCAAGCTGGTCAGCGAGATCGTAAAGGCGGAGCTGGCGAAGTAA
- a CDS encoding TonB-dependent siderophore receptor — MLKIAKFLPACLLCLLCLAAAAQQTPAPVSQSVTVTTTVQPIPLSESDRAVQALDTRQYPLLFNSVVDYLSLDSSLNLQSRAPAGVQSDLSIRGTTFEQSLILLNGLRIDDPETGHLNLDIPVPLDAVSRIEVLHGSGSTFYGSDAIGGAVNLITAEPAVPLTGSPFSLTAKAGGGNYASTEQSFRADYASKPFSAELSGSRDTSGGFIADRNYASNAISAETWLNLKPGTTDILVAMSDRPYGANQFYGPYNSWERTKGWFASIQQQLGQRTAASFGYRRHTDIFVLFVDDPSAYENNHIDTAWQSALRRVDKLATNITLSYGLEANGDAIQSTNLGRHARNQGAGYANLSLPSLGRFSLSIGGREEIFSGGDAIFSPNAAVAFTLTHTVRLRASAGHGFRLPTYLDLYYSDPTNIGNPNLKPESSWSYEGGVDWTPASGRFTLTTTGFSLHQKDGIDYSKYSLDAPWQATNVGNFNYNGAETQLRLRLPGSEHLDLSYTAVRATSPPKGLISEYAFNYAAQNAIAAWTGDFHQLTAHTQVAVIQKTTRTAYPLWDISLARNTGWLRPYVRLLNLSNTGYQDIPGVPLQGRTVMAGTAFTWPRRR; from the coding sequence ATGTTGAAGATCGCAAAATTCCTTCCCGCCTGCCTGCTCTGCCTGCTCTGCCTTGCTGCCGCCGCGCAACAAACGCCTGCTCCCGTCTCCCAGTCGGTCACGGTCACCACTACGGTCCAGCCCATCCCGCTCTCTGAGAGCGATCGCGCCGTGCAGGCGCTCGACACCCGCCAGTACCCGCTGCTGTTCAACAGCGTCGTCGACTACCTCAGCCTCGATTCGTCGCTCAACCTGCAATCCCGCGCCCCCGCCGGGGTGCAGTCCGACCTCTCCATTCGCGGCACCACGTTTGAGCAGTCCCTAATTCTGCTCAACGGCCTGCGCATCGACGATCCCGAGACTGGCCATCTGAACCTCGACATTCCCGTTCCGCTCGATGCTGTCTCGCGCATCGAGGTGCTGCACGGCTCTGGCTCTACGTTTTATGGTTCCGACGCGATTGGCGGGGCGGTCAACCTTATCACCGCAGAGCCAGCCGTACCGCTTACGGGAAGTCCCTTTTCGCTTACGGCCAAGGCCGGGGGCGGCAACTATGCCTCGACCGAGCAGTCTTTTCGGGCTGACTACGCAAGCAAGCCTTTCTCGGCAGAATTGAGTGGCAGCCGCGATACTTCCGGCGGCTTCATCGCCGACCGCAACTACGCTAGCAATGCGATCTCCGCCGAGACCTGGCTGAACCTCAAGCCGGGCACGACCGACATTCTCGTCGCCATGAGCGACCGTCCTTACGGAGCCAACCAGTTCTATGGCCCCTACAACTCATGGGAGCGCACCAAGGGTTGGTTTGCTTCCATTCAGCAGCAGCTTGGGCAGCGCACTGCTGCAAGCTTTGGCTACCGCCGCCACACCGACATCTTTGTCCTCTTCGTCGATGACCCCAGCGCCTACGAGAACAACCACATCGACACCGCCTGGCAGTCTGCTTTGCGTCGGGTCGATAAGCTTGCCACCAACATCACTCTTTCCTACGGCCTCGAAGCCAACGGCGACGCTATTCAGAGCACCAATCTAGGCCGCCATGCCCGCAACCAGGGCGCGGGATATGCCAACCTCTCGCTTCCCTCGCTGGGGCGTTTTTCGCTCTCCATCGGAGGCCGCGAAGAGATCTTCTCGGGTGGGGACGCGATCTTCTCTCCCAACGCCGCCGTGGCTTTTACGCTGACGCACACCGTTCGTCTGCGAGCCTCTGCGGGACATGGCTTCCGCCTGCCGACCTACCTCGATCTCTACTACTCCGACCCCACCAACATCGGCAATCCGAACCTCAAGCCGGAGTCTTCATGGAGTTATGAGGGGGGCGTTGATTGGACTCCTGCGAGTGGGCGCTTTACGCTGACGACCACTGGCTTCAGCCTTCACCAGAAGGACGGCATCGACTACTCGAAGTACTCGCTCGACGCTCCATGGCAGGCCACGAACGTCGGCAACTTCAACTACAACGGGGCAGAGACTCAGCTTCGTCTGCGTCTGCCCGGCTCTGAGCATCTCGATCTTAGCTATACCGCTGTGCGTGCCACCTCGCCGCCGAAGGGACTTATCTCTGAATACGCCTTCAACTATGCCGCGCAGAACGCTATCGCCGCATGGACAGGAGACTTTCATCAGCTCACGGCCCACACGCAGGTCGCCGTCATTCAGAAGACGACTCGAACTGCCTATCCGCTGTGGGATATTTCGCTGGCTCGCAATACTGGCTGGTTGCGGCCGTATGTGCGGCTCTTGAATCTGAGCAATACCGGCTATCAGGATATTCCGGGCGTGCCTTTGCAGGGGCGCACTGTGATGGCTGGGACTGCTTTTACATGGCCTCGTCGGCGGTAA
- a CDS encoding TolC family protein, translated as MGNLNKVSLRGSLSYFATNAKVCLLLAVCGSLSVAAHAQDSAEGLPSAPTPHTLTAKFPGGVTVQQATPSALPLSLDEAIEQGVKNNLQMELARQNQRIVHGQVLTVANNLLPSLTAEAFTETQMINLAALGFKPSLLAKFGLDPATFPTVIKLDTTGAQLNMNQQLFNVPAYYLYRSAQKAETAATMTTRNSEGTVVLKVGTQYLLALADASQIENAQALEKADELVLQQATASHDAGVGTNLDVLRARVQLQTQQQTVINAENTFAKDKIALNRLIGLPAEQELTLTDKTPYSEFAELPLDQAMALAYTRRKDLLSLQAQQEVAERAEKAVKYERLPTLSFDGHYGVLGETHGLYHGIFAATGSLKVPIFQEGQLRGEREVANAQVTALHQQITSLRVTIEQQIRSAMLDVQSSNQLVKVARSNVDLATEELQQATDRFQSGVSDNLPVVQAEASLADAQTKLVQTLYQYNQSKLMLARNTGVVESQYKVYLGR; from the coding sequence ATGGGTAATCTAAACAAAGTAAGCTTGCGAGGATCTCTGAGTTATTTTGCTACCAATGCGAAGGTGTGTCTGCTGCTGGCGGTCTGCGGCAGCTTGAGTGTGGCTGCGCACGCGCAGGATTCCGCAGAAGGCCTGCCCTCGGCACCTACGCCTCATACCCTTACCGCGAAGTTTCCGGGCGGCGTCACCGTTCAGCAGGCCACCCCGTCTGCCCTGCCGCTGAGTCTCGACGAGGCCATTGAACAGGGAGTCAAGAACAACCTGCAGATGGAGCTGGCCCGCCAGAACCAGCGGATCGTCCATGGCCAGGTCCTGACCGTGGCCAACAATCTTCTGCCCTCCCTCACCGCCGAGGCCTTTACCGAGACCCAGATGATCAACTTGGCGGCGCTGGGCTTCAAGCCATCGCTGCTGGCGAAGTTCGGCCTCGATCCGGCGACCTTTCCGACGGTCATCAAGCTGGACACGACAGGCGCACAGTTGAATATGAATCAGCAGTTATTCAACGTCCCGGCTTATTATCTCTACCGTTCTGCGCAAAAGGCCGAGACCGCCGCAACGATGACGACCCGGAACTCCGAGGGCACCGTCGTTCTGAAGGTTGGAACACAGTACCTTCTGGCGCTGGCTGACGCCTCGCAGATCGAGAACGCGCAGGCACTCGAGAAGGCCGACGAACTCGTCCTGCAACAGGCCACCGCCTCGCACGACGCAGGCGTGGGGACGAACCTCGATGTGCTTCGTGCGCGCGTGCAGCTACAGACCCAGCAGCAGACGGTCATCAACGCGGAAAATACCTTTGCCAAGGACAAGATCGCGCTCAACCGCTTGATTGGCCTGCCTGCGGAGCAGGAGCTGACGCTGACGGACAAGACTCCTTACTCCGAATTTGCCGAGCTTCCGCTCGACCAGGCCATGGCACTCGCCTATACCCGGCGCAAAGACCTGCTGAGCCTTCAGGCTCAACAGGAAGTAGCCGAGCGCGCGGAAAAGGCCGTGAAGTACGAGCGCCTGCCGACACTCTCCTTCGACGGCCATTACGGCGTCCTTGGCGAGACCCACGGCCTCTACCACGGCATCTTTGCTGCCACGGGCAGCCTGAAGGTCCCCATCTTCCAGGAAGGGCAGCTTCGCGGAGAGCGTGAGGTTGCTAACGCGCAGGTCACCGCGCTTCACCAGCAGATTACGTCGCTCCGAGTCACCATCGAGCAGCAGATTCGTTCGGCGATGCTCGATGTCCAGTCCTCCAACCAACTCGTAAAGGTTGCGCGCAGCAACGTCGATCTGGCCACCGAAGAGCTACAGCAGGCCACCGACCGCTTTCAGTCCGGCGTCTCCGATAACCTCCCGGTCGTGCAGGCCGAGGCCTCGCTGGCCGATGCGCAGACCAAGCTGGTGCAGACGCTCTATCAGTACAATCAGTCGAAGCTGATGCTGGCCCGCAACACGGGTGTGGTTGAGAGCCAGTACAAGGTCTATCTGGGACGCTAA
- a CDS encoding MarR family winged helix-turn-helix transcriptional regulator → MRIEPFLKQSPIFQITRSARRLDALLTRILRKEEVTFLEALVLAAIFFEKKRGIKPSELAETFETTRGNVSHCISSLEARGLVRRRVDPEDSRAFQLTLQPAGRKRAARVVGILDQMQNRYEGINHPPAFEAMLRQMFIVESICTGLAQTAGEADQRSRDGLEQAEE, encoded by the coding sequence ATGAGAATCGAACCTTTCCTGAAGCAAAGCCCGATCTTTCAGATCACCCGGAGCGCCCGCCGCCTGGATGCGCTCCTCACCCGGATCCTTCGCAAGGAAGAGGTGACGTTCCTTGAGGCGCTGGTGCTGGCGGCGATCTTCTTCGAGAAGAAGCGCGGCATCAAGCCGTCGGAGCTGGCGGAGACGTTTGAGACGACGCGAGGCAATGTGAGCCACTGCATCTCGTCGCTCGAGGCCAGGGGGCTGGTGCGGCGGCGGGTCGATCCGGAAGATTCGCGGGCATTTCAACTGACGCTGCAACCTGCGGGAAGGAAGCGGGCGGCCCGTGTGGTGGGAATTCTGGATCAGATGCAGAACCGCTACGAGGGAATCAACCACCCGCCGGCCTTCGAAGCGATGCTGAGGCAGATGTTTATTGTGGAGTCGATCTGCACAGGACTGGCCCAGACGGCTGGTGAGGCCGATCAGCGGTCCAGGGATGGTTTGGAGCAGGCAGAAGAGTAA
- a CDS encoding thioredoxin domain-containing protein produces MNRIALSAASLLIALPLCAPVFAQTSAPPNTGTAFKDTSMLKPPAGERVAIFEFEDLECPACAHAFPITRAAAEHYKIPLLHHDFPLKMHIWSLDAAITARYMQDKVSPQAAEDYRRAVFANQNSIASKEDLQNFTRHYFQTHGHEMPFVVDPTGQFAREVQADYQLGERVGLTQTPTIFVVTPKHWVQITDVNDLYQTIDTALAETPAVASSKMRHPAKAQQR; encoded by the coding sequence ATGAATCGCATCGCTCTCTCTGCAGCCAGCCTGCTGATCGCCCTTCCGCTTTGTGCCCCTGTCTTTGCGCAGACCTCCGCGCCGCCGAATACGGGGACAGCCTTCAAAGATACCTCCATGCTCAAGCCCCCTGCGGGAGAGCGTGTCGCCATCTTCGAGTTCGAAGACCTGGAATGCCCGGCCTGCGCCCATGCCTTCCCGATTACCCGCGCCGCCGCCGAGCATTACAAGATTCCGCTGCTGCACCACGATTTTCCGCTCAAGATGCATATCTGGAGCCTGGATGCGGCCATCACGGCCCGTTATATGCAGGACAAGGTCTCTCCGCAGGCGGCAGAGGACTATCGCCGCGCGGTCTTCGCCAATCAGAACTCCATCGCCTCGAAGGAAGACCTGCAGAACTTCACGCGGCACTACTTCCAGACGCATGGACACGAGATGCCCTTCGTCGTCGACCCGACCGGCCAGTTTGCCCGCGAGGTGCAGGCGGACTATCAGCTTGGCGAGCGCGTTGGCCTGACCCAGACGCCCACCATCTTCGTGGTCACGCCCAAGCACTGGGTCCAGATCACGGACGTCAACGATCTCTACCAGACCATCGATACCGCGCTGGCCGAGACGCCCGCAGTGGCAAGCTCCAAGATGCGGCATCCTGCCAAAGCCCAGCAGCGGTAG
- a CDS encoding HEAT repeat domain-containing protein, whose amino-acid sequence MKCETAKENILLASYGELPDEYAIPLEQHLDGCDDCRSELEALRELDQHLALLPVVEPSPNFLAQARVRLDEELDAIPPHGIFTQLRRGLFAWIGHVQSAPALATLLLGVGFLGGNFTYRYEVAHAPKPKSTVTLSNPTLATIANVTGIVQTPNSELVQVKYNKVVPETMEGSLDSPEIRQLLLAGTNAAATNGVRADSVALLAHECTAGHECTGPGIRSALLVSLRYDKNAGVRMKALEGLQRYVGQDRRVRDAVLEALMHDSDAEVRTTAIGMLEPVQADSSVREVLRTVSTQDENPYIRTASYQALQGAADIQ is encoded by the coding sequence ATGAAGTGCGAAACCGCAAAAGAGAACATCCTTCTGGCAAGTTATGGCGAGCTGCCGGATGAGTACGCCATCCCGCTGGAGCAGCATCTGGATGGATGCGACGACTGCCGCAGTGAACTGGAAGCGCTCCGCGAGTTGGACCAGCATCTGGCGCTGCTTCCCGTCGTGGAGCCGTCACCAAACTTTCTGGCACAGGCAAGAGTCAGGCTGGATGAGGAGCTGGATGCGATTCCTCCGCATGGGATCTTTACCCAGTTGCGCCGCGGCCTGTTTGCATGGATCGGCCATGTGCAAAGCGCTCCCGCGCTGGCCACACTGCTGCTGGGAGTGGGATTTCTCGGAGGCAACTTTACCTATCGCTATGAAGTCGCCCATGCGCCCAAACCCAAGAGTACGGTAACGCTGAGCAATCCTACGCTGGCGACGATTGCGAACGTGACCGGCATCGTGCAGACGCCGAACTCGGAGCTGGTACAGGTGAAGTACAACAAGGTGGTTCCCGAGACGATGGAAGGCTCGCTGGACTCGCCCGAGATTCGCCAACTGCTGCTGGCAGGGACCAATGCGGCGGCGACGAACGGCGTGCGTGCCGACTCGGTCGCGCTGCTGGCGCATGAGTGCACGGCAGGACACGAGTGCACAGGCCCGGGCATTCGCAGCGCGTTGCTGGTTTCTTTGCGTTACGACAAGAATGCCGGAGTGCGGATGAAGGCTCTCGAAGGCTTGCAGCGCTACGTCGGACAGGACCGCCGGGTGCGCGATGCCGTACTCGAAGCATTGATGCATGACTCCGACGCCGAGGTGCGAACCACCGCGATTGGCATGTTGGAGCCGGTGCAAGCGGACTCGAGCGTGCGCGAGGTGCTGCGTACGGTCTCGACCCAGGACGAGAATCCCTACATCCGAACCGCCTCCTACCAGGCATTGCAGGGCGCTGCGGACATTCAGTAG
- a CDS encoding ribonuclease HI family protein, translating to MSSSSLFPDKTDWISAHCDGGARGNPGPAGYGAQVCDSSGMVIAELSEFLGIRTNNYAEYSGLLGCLQFALDNHHPRLRVVSDSELMVKQIQGKYQVKSPDLKPLYEEAKRRIARLEKFEISHALRHKNKDADRLANEAMDRGMNRSPAKIPVITQPATATPGAPRPALEGVGGTPQKAIPYPKASETPPNPYAKADAMLRGFTKDGVVHVLGGATLPDGIFVKIIRE from the coding sequence ATGTCCTCAAGCAGCCTTTTTCCCGACAAGACCGACTGGATCTCCGCCCACTGCGACGGCGGCGCCCGCGGCAATCCCGGCCCCGCCGGCTATGGTGCACAGGTCTGTGATTCGAGCGGCATGGTCATCGCCGAACTGAGTGAGTTTCTCGGCATCCGCACCAACAATTACGCTGAATACTCCGGCCTGCTTGGCTGCCTCCAGTTCGCCCTCGACAACCACCATCCCCGCCTCCGCGTCGTCTCCGACTCGGAGCTGATGGTCAAGCAGATTCAGGGAAAATATCAGGTCAAAAGCCCTGATCTGAAGCCTCTCTACGAAGAGGCAAAGCGCCGCATCGCCAGGCTCGAAAAGTTCGAGATCAGCCACGCCCTCCGCCACAAAAATAAAGACGCCGACCGCCTCGCCAACGAGGCCATGGATCGTGGCATGAACCGCTCTCCCGCCAAAATTCCGGTGATCACACAACCGGCGACCGCAACACCGGGTGCGCCACGTCCGGCTCTTGAGGGCGTGGGCGGAACGCCACAAAAAGCGATCCCGTATCCCAAAGCGTCCGAAACCCCGCCCAACCCCTACGCCAAAGCCGACGCCATGCTGCGCGGCTTCACCAAGGACGGGGTCGTCCACGTTCTCGGCGGAGCAACTCTACCCGACGGAATCTTCGTAAAAATCATCCGCGAATAG
- a CDS encoding PDZ domain-containing protein has translation MKIQHRVRRAAMTSVALLALPGLASAAFSHTAANVALPVSAKIHGAARSAAPPRIPQGYLGVDLRDVGQDEVTPLRLNDTRGAEIIHVDHDGPAGKLGLQNQDVILQMNGVSIQNQEQLRQILRETPAGKSVTFVISRDGQQQTLTTQLANRQEVERRAWEQHLVVPDPEIDNGPSPQVGNGFIHSDTAPSGTGAKPHRDFLAATTVLSASFTGAQLEVMGPQLAEFFGVEGNAGLLVRSIEPNSPAEDAGLRAGDVVIQVNQVPVTTGSEWSKTIHQNRGKPVVLQVLRDRHEQTMTMTPDSKKRSSVVMPFVGKEHAQVAEL, from the coding sequence ATGAAGATCCAGCACCGTGTACGAAGGGCGGCGATGACCTCGGTTGCGCTGTTGGCCCTACCGGGATTGGCATCCGCGGCCTTTTCGCACACCGCCGCTAACGTTGCTCTGCCTGTCTCCGCAAAGATCCACGGAGCTGCACGATCCGCTGCCCCACCGCGCATTCCGCAGGGATATCTCGGCGTAGACCTGCGCGATGTGGGCCAGGACGAGGTAACGCCGCTCAGGTTGAATGACACGCGCGGCGCGGAGATCATTCATGTAGACCATGATGGCCCGGCAGGCAAGCTCGGCCTTCAGAATCAGGATGTCATTCTGCAGATGAACGGGGTATCGATTCAGAACCAGGAGCAACTGCGGCAGATCCTGCGCGAGACTCCCGCAGGCAAGTCGGTGACCTTCGTGATCAGCCGGGACGGCCAGCAGCAGACGTTGACGACGCAGCTCGCCAACCGGCAGGAGGTGGAGCGCCGGGCGTGGGAGCAGCACCTTGTAGTGCCCGATCCCGAGATCGACAATGGCCCTTCGCCGCAGGTCGGAAACGGATTCATCCACTCGGACACGGCCCCTTCCGGCACGGGAGCCAAGCCGCATCGGGATTTTCTGGCTGCGACGACTGTATTGAGCGCGTCGTTCACCGGGGCACAGCTTGAGGTCATGGGGCCGCAGCTCGCGGAGTTCTTCGGGGTCGAAGGAAACGCCGGTCTGCTGGTGCGAAGCATCGAGCCCAACAGTCCCGCCGAAGACGCCGGGCTGCGGGCAGGCGATGTCGTCATCCAGGTGAACCAGGTGCCGGTGACGACTGGAAGCGAGTGGTCGAAGACCATTCATCAGAACCGCGGCAAGCCGGTTGTCTTGCAGGTGCTGCGCGACCGACACGAGCAGACCATGACCATGACGCCGGACAGCAAGAAACGCTCCAGCGTGGTGATGCCTTTTGTTGGTAAAGAGCACGCGCAAGTCGCTGAGTTATAA
- a CDS encoding RNA polymerase sigma factor, protein MSVEAIGISPIGRRPSPFALGLRDAAAVESLPGMAKAATQSGTRNGGKLTEAQIQARAQQRIEDDELIREAQRGQRTAFDALVRRYDQSVLRLALHMLGNEQDAQDVHQEAFIKAYRHLGNFRFECSFYTWLYRIVTNLCLDQLRRRKSRREDPATVLDSNGGEMDLMANVTDDRSMANPGRELDRKVMGQRIGEALDKLTPRERTVFELKHYQGLKLRTIGEMLSTTEETAKNTLFRATRKLRANLAGVR, encoded by the coding sequence ATGAGCGTTGAAGCAATTGGGATTAGTCCTATTGGGCGACGGCCGAGTCCGTTCGCGTTGGGATTGCGTGATGCCGCAGCGGTAGAATCATTGCCAGGGATGGCAAAAGCGGCCACACAATCCGGCACCAGAAACGGCGGCAAGCTGACTGAGGCGCAGATCCAGGCGCGCGCTCAGCAGCGCATCGAAGACGACGAGTTGATCCGCGAGGCCCAGCGAGGGCAGCGGACCGCCTTCGACGCGCTGGTACGCCGCTACGACCAGTCTGTACTGCGGCTGGCGCTGCATATGCTTGGCAACGAGCAGGATGCGCAGGATGTTCACCAGGAGGCCTTTATCAAGGCGTACCGCCATCTGGGGAACTTCCGCTTTGAGTGCTCGTTCTATACGTGGCTTTACCGGATCGTCACCAACCTTTGCCTGGACCAGTTGCGCAGGCGAAAGAGCCGCCGGGAAGATCCGGCAACCGTGCTCGATTCCAATGGCGGCGAGATGGACCTGATGGCGAACGTCACCGACGACCGTTCCATGGCGAACCCGGGACGGGAGCTGGACCGGAAGGTGATGGGTCAGAGGATCGGCGAGGCGTTGGATAAGCTGACGCCGCGCGAACGGACCGTATTTGAGCTGAAGCACTACCAGGGGCTGAAGCTGCGGACGATTGGCGAGATGTTGAGCACGACCGAAGAGACAGCAAAGAACACGCTGTTTCGGGCGACCCGCAAGCTTCGTGCGAACCTCGCCGGAGTGCGGTAG
- a CDS encoding radical SAM protein, whose amino-acid sequence MESPSTTGTGRRPMTAKRRWKAVTRKLRELGSIGSALASTGHPYMAHIVPMRRCNLACTYCNEFDDVSDPVPLDEMLRRIDDLGRLGTSVITISGGEPLLHPELDQIIARIRKTGAIAGMITNGYLLMPDRIERLNKAGLDHMQISIDNVMPDAVSKKSLKVLDKKLQMLAEHADFHVNINSVVGGGIANPSDALTVSERALGLGFSSTIGIIHDGSGQLKPLGESERTVWDKVRKLTRRSYSRFNHFQEAIANGKTNDWRCRAGGRYLYICEFGLVHYCSQQRGYPGVPLAGYMTADVKREFLTEKSCSPNCTISCVHQVSYIDHWRAPQKTTITPGGAGHANPELVQIR is encoded by the coding sequence ATGGAATCTCCCTCTACCACTGGAACTGGCCGCCGTCCGATGACTGCGAAGCGGCGATGGAAGGCTGTCACCCGCAAACTGCGTGAGCTTGGCTCGATTGGTTCGGCGCTGGCTTCGACCGGGCATCCTTACATGGCGCACATTGTGCCGATGCGGCGCTGCAACCTGGCCTGCACTTATTGCAACGAGTTCGATGACGTCTCCGACCCCGTGCCGCTCGACGAGATGCTGCGGCGTATTGACGACCTTGGCCGCCTGGGCACCTCAGTCATCACCATCTCCGGTGGCGAGCCGCTGCTGCACCCCGAGCTCGACCAGATCATTGCGCGCATTCGCAAGACCGGCGCCATCGCTGGAATGATTACCAACGGCTATCTGCTGATGCCTGATCGCATCGAGCGGCTGAACAAGGCCGGACTCGATCACATGCAGATCTCGATCGACAACGTGATGCCGGACGCGGTCTCCAAAAAGAGCCTGAAGGTGCTGGACAAGAAGCTGCAGATGCTCGCCGAGCACGCCGACTTTCACGTCAACATCAACTCCGTCGTCGGTGGCGGTATCGCCAACCCGAGCGATGCGCTGACCGTCAGCGAACGCGCTCTGGGGCTGGGATTCAGCTCGACCATCGGCATCATCCACGACGGCAGCGGGCAGTTGAAGCCGCTGGGCGAATCTGAGCGCACTGTTTGGGACAAGGTTCGCAAGCTGACGCGCCGCAGCTATTCGCGGTTCAATCATTTTCAGGAAGCCATCGCCAACGGCAAGACCAACGACTGGCGTTGCCGAGCGGGCGGCCGTTACCTCTACATCTGCGAGTTCGGGCTGGTGCACTATTGCAGCCAGCAGCGCGGATATCCCGGCGTTCCTCTGGCGGGCTACATGACTGCCGATGTGAAGCGCGAGTTTCTTACTGAGAAGAGTTGCTCACCCAACTGCACCATCAGCTGCGTGCATCAGGTCAGCTACATCGACCACTGGCGCGCTCCGCAGAAGACCACCATCACCCCGGGCGGCGCAGGACACGCCAACCCGGAGCTGGTGCAGATTCGCTAA